A window of Solanum stenotomum isolate F172 chromosome 3, ASM1918654v1, whole genome shotgun sequence contains these coding sequences:
- the LOC125860458 gene encoding adenylate kinase 4, whose protein sequence is MSTSSVNLEDVPSESLMSELLRRMRCSSKPDKRLILIGPPGSGKGTQSPIIKDEYCLCHLATGDMLRAAVAAKTPLGIKAKEAMDKGELVSDDLVVGIIDEALKKPSCQKGFILDGFPRTVVQAEKLDVMLQNRGTKVDKVLNFAIDDAILEERITGRWIHPASGRSYHTKFAPPKAPGIDDVTGEPLIQRKDDTAAVLKSRLEAFHRQTEPVIDYYAKKGNVVNLPAEKPPQAVTAEVKKVLS, encoded by the exons CGCATGAGGTGTTCCTCCAAGCCGGACAAACGTCTTATTCTCAttg GCCCACCTGGATCAGGGAAAGGAACGCAATCTCCTATCATTAAAGATGAATATTGCTTGTGTCATTTAGCCACAGGGGATATGCTGAGAGCTGCTGTTGCTGCCAAAACACCTTTGGGCATTAAGGCGAAGGAGGCCATGGATAAG GGAGAACTTGTTTCTGATGACTTGGTTGTTGGGATCATAGACGAAGCATTAAAGAAGCCATCATGTCAAAAAGGATTCATTCTTGACGGGTTCCCTAGAACTGTGGTGCAAGCAGAAAAG CTTGATGTGATGCTTCAAAATCGAGGGACTAAAGTTGATAAGGTTCTTAATTTTGCGATTGATGATGCCATCTTGGAAGAGAGAATTACCGGACGTTGGATCCACCCAGCTAGTGGTCGGTCATACCATACAAAATTTGCACCTCCTAAAGCACCTGGGATAGATGAT GTCACTGGAGAGCCTTTGATACAACGAAAAGATGATACTGCTGCTGTTCTCAAGTCAAGGCTAGAAGCCTTCCACAGGCAAACTGAGCCG GTCATTGACTACTATGCCAAGAAGGGTAATGTAGTGAATCTCCCTGCTGAGAAACCACCACAGGCGGTCACAGCTGAAGTCAAGAAAGTTCTCTCCTAA